The proteins below are encoded in one region of Halogranum gelatinilyticum:
- a CDS encoding MaoC family dehydratase, whose product MAGRYYEEFDVGETIEHDKRRTVSESDNQRFCDMTMNQQPLHLDAEFAADTQFGERLVNGIYTLALAVGVSIPDTTEGTIVANLSYDDISHPHPVYHGDTIRAQSTVTDKRETSDGERGVVTMHVEVFNQDDTLVCEFDRTVLSLKRESRASE is encoded by the coding sequence ATGGCAGGACGGTACTACGAGGAGTTCGATGTCGGCGAGACCATCGAACACGACAAGCGGCGAACCGTGAGCGAGAGCGACAACCAACGGTTCTGCGACATGACGATGAACCAGCAGCCCCTCCATCTCGACGCAGAGTTCGCTGCCGACACGCAGTTCGGCGAGCGGCTCGTCAACGGTATCTACACCCTCGCGCTCGCCGTCGGCGTCTCGATCCCCGACACGACTGAAGGGACCATCGTCGCCAATCTCTCGTACGACGATATCTCGCATCCCCATCCAGTCTACCACGGCGACACCATCCGCGCGCAGTCGACCGTGACCGACAAGCGAGAGACCTCCGACGGCGAGCGCGGGGTCGTCACGATGCACGTCGAAGTCTTCAATCAGGACGACACGCTCGTCTGTGAGTTCGACCGGACAGTTCTCTCGTTGAAGCGCGAGAGTCGAGCGTCAGAGTAA
- a CDS encoding nucleoside hydrolase produces MSDESRRVIVDTDTAGDDTQAILMALASERLSVEAVTIVAGNVEFDYEVENAKYTLQLGDAEGVPLYEGARSPLLKDHVFADHVHGEGGLGGDLFPDTGIESANGYGPDVIVEKAGEHPGEVSLLCIGPLTNIALACKQEPELNDLLDEVWVMGGAVNVLGNDTPSAEYNFWVDPDAAKIVVDELDTTLVDWGLCMEYGAFGPEILDQIDAMETPYADFYRTVTGHVREFTREQQGVDAVTHPDSLAAALMLAPELRGEISEYYVDVDEREGMTRGYSLVDENGVMDEAPNTRIVESLDADLFAEMSLAMLQGEAPESVL; encoded by the coding sequence ATGAGTGACGAGTCACGTCGTGTCATCGTCGACACCGACACCGCTGGCGACGACACGCAAGCGATTCTCATGGCGCTCGCCTCCGAACGGCTCTCCGTCGAGGCAGTGACGATCGTTGCGGGCAACGTCGAGTTCGACTACGAGGTCGAGAACGCGAAGTACACCCTCCAGCTCGGCGACGCAGAGGGCGTCCCGCTCTACGAGGGCGCGCGCAGTCCGCTGCTGAAAGACCACGTCTTCGCCGACCACGTCCACGGCGAGGGCGGTCTCGGCGGTGACCTCTTCCCCGACACTGGTATCGAGTCCGCCAACGGCTACGGTCCCGACGTCATCGTCGAGAAAGCCGGCGAGCATCCGGGTGAAGTCTCCCTGCTCTGCATCGGCCCGCTGACCAACATCGCGCTGGCCTGCAAACAGGAGCCGGAGCTGAACGACCTGCTCGACGAGGTGTGGGTGATGGGCGGCGCGGTCAACGTCCTCGGCAACGACACGCCGAGCGCGGAGTACAACTTCTGGGTCGACCCCGACGCGGCCAAGATCGTCGTCGACGAACTCGACACGACGCTCGTCGACTGGGGGCTCTGCATGGAGTACGGCGCGTTCGGTCCCGAGATTCTCGATCAGATCGACGCGATGGAGACGCCCTACGCCGACTTCTACCGGACGGTCACGGGCCACGTTCGGGAGTTCACCCGCGAACAGCAGGGCGTCGACGCGGTGACGCATCCCGACTCGTTGGCGGCGGCACTGATGCTCGCTCCCGAACTCCGCGGCGAAATTAGTGAGTACTACGTCGACGTCGACGAGCGCGAAGGGATGACCCGCGGCTACAGCCTCGTCGACGAGAACGGCGTAATGGACGAAGCACCGAACACCCGAATCGTCGAGTCACTGGACGCGGACCTCTTTGCGGAGATGTCGCTGGCGATGTTGCAGGGCGAAGCACCGGAGTCGGTGCTCTGA
- the pyrB gene encoding aspartate carbamoyltransferase produces the protein MRHDHLISANQLTREDIEAVLDRAADIADDPAAFRERRAGSVLALCFFEPSTRTKMSFDTAMKRLGGDTTDMGSVESSSVKKGESLADTIRVIEGYGDAIVLRHPSEGAAKMAAEFTDVPIVNAGDGAGQHPSQTLLDLFTIRENAGLDDLTIGIMGDLKYGRTVHSLSMALTNFDARQHFISPESLRLPRGVRFDLHEAGAQVREHTELEEVLGDLDVLYVTRIQRERFPDENEYHKVAGEYQIDLDTLEAASDDLTVMHPLPRVDEIAPEIDDTTHAKYFEQAHNGVPVRMALLDALLEDDR, from the coding sequence ATGCGTCACGACCACCTCATCTCCGCGAACCAGCTCACGCGGGAGGACATCGAGGCGGTGCTCGACCGGGCGGCCGACATCGCCGACGACCCCGCGGCGTTCCGGGAACGACGCGCCGGGTCGGTCCTCGCGCTCTGTTTCTTCGAACCGAGTACCCGAACCAAGATGAGCTTCGATACGGCCATGAAGCGGCTCGGCGGCGACACCACCGACATGGGGTCGGTCGAGTCCTCCTCCGTCAAGAAGGGTGAGAGCCTCGCCGACACCATCCGCGTCATCGAGGGCTACGGCGACGCCATCGTCCTCCGCCACCCGAGCGAGGGCGCGGCCAAGATGGCCGCGGAGTTCACCGACGTCCCCATCGTCAACGCCGGCGACGGCGCGGGTCAGCATCCCTCCCAGACCCTCTTGGACCTCTTCACCATCCGCGAGAACGCCGGACTGGACGACCTCACCATCGGCATCATGGGTGACCTGAAATACGGCCGGACGGTCCACTCGCTGTCGATGGCACTGACGAACTTCGACGCCCGCCAGCATTTCATCAGCCCCGAGAGCCTCCGCCTGCCGCGCGGTGTCCGCTTCGACCTCCACGAGGCCGGCGCGCAGGTCCGCGAACACACCGAACTCGAAGAGGTCCTCGGCGACCTCGACGTGCTCTACGTCACGCGCATCCAGCGCGAGCGGTTCCCCGACGAGAACGAGTACCACAAAGTGGCGGGAGAGTACCAGATCGACCTCGACACGCTCGAAGCCGCGAGCGACGACCTGACCGTCATGCATCCGCTGCCGCGCGTCGACGAGATCGCCCCCGAGATCGACGACACGACACACGCGAAATACTTCGAACAGGCACACAACGGCGTCCCGGTTCGGATGGCGCTGCTCGACGCTCTCCTGGAGGACGACCGATGA
- the pyrI gene encoding aspartate carbamoyltransferase regulatory subunit, translating into MSEHELRVSKIRNGTVIDHVTGGQALNVLAILGIDGASGESVSIGMNVPSDRLGKKDIVKVEDRELSQSEVDVLSLIAPEATINIVRDYEVVDKLRVERPEVVTGVLSCPNRNCITQGNEPVASKFDVVADGVRCSYCGEIVREDIAAHLDVA; encoded by the coding sequence ATGAGTGAACACGAACTCCGCGTCTCGAAGATCCGCAACGGTACCGTCATCGACCACGTCACCGGCGGCCAGGCACTCAACGTGCTGGCCATCCTCGGCATCGACGGCGCGTCCGGCGAGTCGGTCTCTATCGGGATGAACGTCCCCTCCGACCGCCTCGGCAAGAAGGACATCGTCAAGGTCGAAGACCGCGAGCTGAGCCAGTCCGAGGTGGACGTCCTCTCGCTCATCGCTCCCGAGGCGACCATCAACATCGTCCGCGACTACGAAGTCGTCGACAAGCTCCGCGTCGAACGGCCCGAGGTCGTCACGGGCGTCCTCTCCTGTCCGAACCGCAACTGCATCACGCAGGGCAACGAACCCGTCGCCTCGAAGTTCGACGTCGTCGCCGACGGCGTCCGCTGTAGCTACTGTGGCGAGATCGTCCGCGAGGACATCGCCGCCCACCTCGACGTCGCTTAA
- the gdhB gene encoding glutamate dehydrogenase GdhB, translating into MTQQTGTSEPEAQETAVETARRQLERAAAHLDVDPGTIERLKHPDKVHQVSIPLKRDDGDTEILTGYRAQHDSVRGPFKGGLRYHPEVDAEECIGLSMWMTWKCAVMDLPFGGGKGGIVVNPKDLSRDEKERLTRRFAEELREVVGPMKDIPAPDMGTDPQTMAWFMDAYSMQEGETQPGVVTGKPPVIGGSYGREESPGHSVAIVAREAIDYYDWDIEDTTVAVQGFGSVGANAARSLDDWGATVVAVSDVNGAIYDPDGLDTKDVEGHDEVPGMVSGYDAPEKLSNSDLLELDVDILIPAAIGNVLTADNANDVQARMIVEGANGPTTTAADAVFEERGIPVLPDILANAGGVTVSYFEWLQDINRRQWTLERVTEELEAEMLKAWDAVCEEYEARDVTWRDAAYIVALSRVAEAHDARGLWP; encoded by the coding sequence ATGACACAACAAACCGGCACATCCGAACCCGAGGCACAGGAGACAGCCGTCGAGACCGCCCGTCGGCAGCTCGAACGCGCCGCGGCCCATCTCGACGTCGACCCCGGCACCATCGAACGGCTCAAACATCCCGACAAAGTCCACCAGGTGTCGATTCCGCTGAAGCGCGACGACGGCGACACGGAGATCCTCACCGGGTACCGCGCACAGCACGACAGCGTCCGCGGCCCGTTCAAGGGCGGTCTGCGCTACCATCCCGAGGTCGACGCCGAGGAGTGTATCGGTCTCTCGATGTGGATGACCTGGAAGTGCGCCGTGATGGACCTCCCCTTCGGCGGCGGCAAGGGTGGCATCGTCGTCAACCCGAAGGACCTCAGCCGCGACGAGAAAGAGCGGCTCACCCGTCGCTTCGCCGAGGAACTCCGAGAGGTCGTCGGACCGATGAAGGATATCCCCGCACCCGACATGGGGACGGACCCCCAGACGATGGCGTGGTTCATGGACGCCTACTCGATGCAGGAGGGCGAGACCCAGCCGGGCGTCGTCACCGGCAAGCCGCCGGTCATCGGCGGCTCGTACGGGCGTGAGGAATCGCCCGGTCACTCGGTCGCCATCGTCGCCCGCGAGGCTATCGACTACTACGACTGGGACATCGAGGACACGACCGTCGCCGTGCAGGGCTTCGGGAGCGTCGGTGCCAACGCAGCGCGGTCGCTGGACGACTGGGGCGCGACGGTCGTCGCCGTCTCCGACGTCAACGGAGCCATCTACGATCCCGACGGGCTCGACACGAAGGACGTCGAAGGCCACGACGAGGTTCCCGGGATGGTCTCGGGCTACGACGCCCCGGAGAAGCTCTCGAACTCCGATCTCTTGGAACTCGACGTCGACATCCTCATCCCGGCCGCTATCGGCAACGTCCTCACGGCCGACAACGCCAACGACGTGCAGGCACGGATGATCGTCGAAGGCGCGAACGGGCCGACGACGACGGCCGCCGACGCGGTCTTCGAGGAGCGTGGGATTCCGGTCCTGCCGGACATCCTCGCCAACGCCGGGGGCGTGACGGTCTCGTACTTCGAGTGGCTGCAGGACATCAACCGTCGGCAGTGGACGCTCGAACGCGTCACCGAGGAGTTGGAGGCGGAGATGCTGAAGGCGTGGGACGCCGTCTGCGAGGAGTACGAGGCGCGCGACGTGACGTGGCGTGACGCCGCCTACATCGTCGCCCTCTCGCGCGTCGCCGAGGCACACGACGCACGCGGTCTCTGGCCGTAA
- a CDS encoding DUF5658 family protein — protein MSTLPRPRLPAARTTTIGWLSKASELATAHQATLWVLAVVALVLDIVTTTYGLQVGLAEMNPVVNYLLPMLGLAGTFTLLKGLAMLVGLLAWWAMPKPHRGIVPLGLVLLWGVAVTSNSLLLADVLL, from the coding sequence TTGTCCACCCTACCCAGACCTCGACTCCCCGCTGCCCGAACCACCACCATCGGTTGGCTCTCGAAGGCCAGCGAGCTGGCCACCGCTCATCAGGCGACGCTGTGGGTGCTCGCTGTGGTCGCGCTCGTCCTCGACATCGTGACGACCACGTACGGTCTTCAGGTTGGACTTGCCGAGATGAATCCGGTTGTCAACTACTTGTTACCGATGCTCGGACTCGCTGGGACCTTCACCTTACTCAAGGGGTTGGCGATGCTCGTTGGACTCCTCGCCTGGTGGGCGATGCCGAAGCCACACCGTGGTATCGTCCCTCTCGGACTCGTTCTCCTGTGGGGAGTCGCAGTGACGAGTAACAGCCTCCTGCTCGCCGACGTGTTACTCTGA
- a CDS encoding ThuA domain-containing protein: MTRVTVWNEFRHEKDSEEVADIYPDGIHTAIADGLEEYGYDTRTATLDDPEHGLTQGVLDDTDVLTWWGHRAHDEVSDHIVERVHERVLDGMGLLVLHSGHYSKIFKKLMGTSCSLKWREAGEKERLWTVEPSHPITEGIEEYFEVPQAEMYGERFDVPAPETLVFNSWFEGGEVFRSGCCYTRGSGRIFYFRPGHETYPIYYQDEIKQVLANAVDWAAPVDGPTPSYENADPIEKLD; encoded by the coding sequence ATGACACGCGTCACCGTCTGGAACGAGTTCCGTCACGAGAAGGACAGCGAGGAGGTCGCCGACATCTACCCCGACGGCATCCACACCGCCATCGCCGACGGGCTGGAAGAGTACGGCTACGACACCCGAACCGCGACGCTCGACGACCCCGAACACGGGCTGACGCAGGGCGTCCTCGACGACACGGACGTCCTGACGTGGTGGGGTCACCGCGCCCACGACGAGGTCTCGGACCACATCGTCGAGCGCGTCCACGAGCGCGTCCTCGACGGGATGGGCCTGCTCGTGCTCCACTCGGGGCACTACTCGAAGATATTCAAGAAGCTCATGGGCACCTCCTGCTCGCTGAAGTGGCGCGAGGCGGGCGAGAAAGAACGCCTCTGGACCGTCGAGCCGAGCCACCCCATCACCGAAGGCATCGAGGAATACTTCGAGGTCCCGCAGGCCGAGATGTACGGCGAGCGGTTCGACGTGCCCGCGCCCGAGACGCTGGTCTTCAACTCCTGGTTCGAGGGCGGCGAGGTCTTCCGCTCGGGCTGCTGTTACACCCGCGGCTCGGGCCGTATCTTCTACTTCCGGCCGGGCCACGAGACCTACCCCATCTACTACCAAGACGAGATCAAGCAGGTGTTGGCCAACGCGGTCGACTGGGCCGCGCCGGTCGACGGGCCGACGCCGTCGTACGAGAACGCCGACCCCATCGAAAAGCTGGACTAA
- a CDS encoding globin-coupled sensor protein, translated as MVQQRGSRRRITDAERSSVRGGELAESIGLTSHEIQWRKDFTGFQHSDVQRLTAMESDITSRADSIVEEFYDHLEAFDETVEIFGRSTKTVDQLKQTQHQYLRGLVGGQYDERYFENRARVGKIHDMLGLGPKIYLGAFSIYFRNLLGAVVDDLKRSDTSRDEALDELAENALSVFKIMNLDQQVAMDTYIESYNRRLEAAIDDQQALMREVEDGLRQPVEEISATAATVSETSQRISTTADEQNQSMDEVADEVADMSATIEEIAATADGVAATSRAAEETAEHGQEAAQQAVSVMHEVDDAVDAVRTDIGGLQAQAAEIDDIVEVINDIADQTNLLALNASIEAARAGEAGDGFAVVANEIKRLAGDSQDHANQIEETVREIQTETVESMESLEQVTTQVNDGVSQVETAMNQLEDIVEAINEASQGIQEVSAATDDQSASTEEVASMVDELADGIEDMAEQVDELATANEQQRARIQTVAETARQLDGQRTA; from the coding sequence ATGGTCCAACAGCGTGGTTCTCGGCGACGGATTACTGATGCCGAGCGGAGCAGTGTTCGGGGCGGAGAACTGGCGGAGAGCATCGGGTTGACGAGTCACGAGATCCAGTGGCGAAAGGACTTCACCGGCTTCCAACACAGCGACGTCCAGCGGTTGACAGCGATGGAGTCGGACATCACGAGCCGTGCCGACAGTATCGTCGAGGAGTTCTACGACCATCTCGAAGCGTTCGACGAGACGGTCGAAATCTTCGGCCGGTCGACCAAGACGGTCGACCAGCTGAAGCAGACCCAACACCAGTATCTCCGCGGGCTGGTCGGCGGGCAGTACGACGAGCGGTACTTCGAGAACCGCGCACGGGTCGGGAAGATTCACGATATGCTCGGTCTCGGGCCGAAGATCTACCTCGGTGCCTTCTCCATCTACTTCCGCAATCTCCTCGGAGCCGTCGTCGACGACCTGAAGCGGAGCGACACGTCGCGCGACGAAGCACTCGACGAGCTGGCCGAGAACGCGCTGTCGGTGTTCAAGATCATGAACCTCGACCAGCAGGTGGCGATGGACACATACATCGAGTCGTACAACCGGCGGCTGGAGGCGGCAATCGACGACCAGCAGGCGTTGATGCGCGAAGTCGAGGACGGTCTCCGCCAACCGGTCGAAGAGATCTCCGCGACGGCAGCGACCGTCAGCGAGACCAGCCAGCGTATCAGCACGACGGCCGACGAGCAAAACCAGTCGATGGACGAGGTCGCAGACGAGGTCGCCGACATGAGCGCGACCATCGAGGAGATCGCGGCGACGGCCGACGGCGTCGCGGCGACGAGTCGGGCCGCAGAAGAGACCGCGGAACACGGACAGGAGGCCGCCCAGCAGGCCGTCTCGGTCATGCACGAGGTCGACGACGCGGTCGACGCGGTCCGGACGGACATCGGCGGCTTGCAGGCACAGGCGGCCGAGATCGACGACATCGTCGAGGTCATCAACGACATCGCCGACCAGACGAATCTCCTAGCACTGAACGCCTCTATCGAAGCGGCGCGGGCGGGCGAGGCGGGTGACGGCTTCGCCGTCGTCGCCAACGAGATCAAGCGACTCGCGGGCGACTCACAGGACCACGCGAACCAGATCGAGGAAACGGTCCGGGAGATTCAGACCGAGACCGTCGAGAGCATGGAGAGTCTCGAACAGGTCACGACGCAGGTCAACGACGGCGTCTCGCAGGTCGAGACCGCGATGAACCAACTCGAAGACATCGTCGAAGCGATCAACGAGGCGTCGCAGGGTATCCAGGAGGTGTCGGCTGCGACCGACGACCAGTCGGCGTCGACCGAGGAGGTCGCGAGCATGGTCGACGAACTCGCCGACGGCATCGAGGACATGGCGGAGCAGGTCGACGAGCTGGCGACCGCAAACGAACAACAGCGGGCACGGATTCAGACGGTCGCGGAGACGGCACGTCAACTCGACGGCCAGCGGACGGCCTGA
- a CDS encoding Glu/Leu/Phe/Val family dehydrogenase, translating into MSDEANPFESLQEQIDDAAAYLDVAPDVIDRLKHPERVLETNLSVEMDDGTLGVFKAFRSQFNGDRGPYKGGIRYHPDVSRDEVKALSGWMVYKCAVVDIPYGGGKGGIVIDPADYSDGELERITRSFAKELRPFIGEDKDIPAPDVNTGQREMNWIKDTYETLENTTAPGVITGKAPDSGGSAGRVEATGRSTMLTAREAFDYLGKDIEGASVAVQGYGNAGWVAAKLIDELGANVVAVSDSSGGIYSEAGFDPKAVKDFKTETGSVTGYEGAEKELTNEELLTLDVDLLVPAALENAIDGDLAKEVEADVIVEAANGPLTPDADDVLTERDVYVFPDILANAGGVTVSYFEWVQNRQRFYWTEERVNDELERIIVDAFENLVDAYESNDLPNFRTAAYVVAIDRVAKAYTQGGNWP; encoded by the coding sequence ATGTCGGATGAGGCAAATCCGTTCGAGTCCCTGCAGGAGCAGATCGACGACGCAGCCGCGTATCTGGACGTGGCACCGGACGTCATCGACCGTCTAAAGCACCCCGAGCGCGTGCTGGAGACGAACCTCTCCGTCGAGATGGACGACGGCACGCTCGGCGTCTTCAAAGCGTTCCGCTCGCAGTTCAACGGCGACCGCGGGCCGTACAAGGGCGGCATCCGCTACCACCCGGACGTCTCGCGCGACGAGGTGAAGGCGCTCTCGGGCTGGATGGTCTACAAGTGCGCCGTCGTCGACATCCCGTACGGCGGCGGCAAGGGCGGTATCGTCATCGACCCCGCCGACTACAGCGACGGCGAGCTGGAGCGCATCACCCGCTCGTTCGCCAAGGAACTGCGGCCGTTCATCGGCGAGGACAAGGACATCCCCGCGCCGGACGTCAACACCGGCCAGCGCGAGATGAACTGGATCAAAGACACCTACGAGACGCTGGAGAACACCACCGCACCGGGCGTCATCACCGGTAAAGCACCCGACTCCGGCGGCAGTGCGGGCCGTGTCGAGGCGACGGGTCGCTCGACGATGCTGACCGCCCGCGAGGCCTTCGACTACCTCGGCAAGGACATCGAGGGCGCGAGCGTCGCCGTCCAGGGCTACGGCAACGCCGGCTGGGTCGCGGCCAAGCTCATCGACGAACTCGGCGCGAACGTCGTCGCCGTCTCCGACTCCAGCGGCGGCATCTATTCGGAAGCAGGCTTCGACCCCAAGGCGGTCAAGGACTTCAAGACCGAGACGGGCAGCGTCACGGGCTACGAAGGCGCGGAGAAGGAACTCACGAACGAAGAGCTCCTGACGCTCGACGTCGACTTACTCGTCCCCGCAGCCCTCGAAAACGCCATCGACGGCGACCTCGCGAAAGAGGTGGAGGCCGACGTCATCGTCGAGGCCGCGAACGGGCCGCTGACGCCCGACGCCGACGACGTCCTCACGGAGCGCGACGTCTACGTCTTCCCGGACATCCTCGCCAACGCCGGCGGCGTGACGGTCTCGTACTTCGAGTGGGTCCAGAACCGCCAGCGGTTCTACTGGACCGAAGAGCGCGTCAACGACGAACTCGAACGCATCATCGTCGACGCCTTCGAAAACCTCGTCGACGCCTACGAGTCCAACGACCTCCCGAACTTCCGGACGGCGGCCTACGTCGTCGCCATCGACCGCGTCGCCAAGGCCTACACGCAAGGCGGTAACTGGCCCTGA
- a CDS encoding acyl-CoA carboxylase subunit beta, with product MKVHVGSGATEEEASAIASALAEHLGVDIEVHVGDAAEPAATAEPPEVDYPLDDDLGPTEREAALREEIDDILSGGPEKYKQRLPDQGKLFVRDRLDLWFGDGEDGILFEDGKFAHFDGWHENSPNVDEADENSRLPTDGLITGAAEFEGRELHFMANDFTVKAGSMAERGVEKFLRMQQRALKTGKPVLYLMDSSGGRIDEQTGFFANREGIGKYYYNHSMLSGRVPQICVLYGPCIAGAAYTPVFADFTVMVEGMSAMAIASPRMVKMVTGEDIDMQDLGGPEVHAKHSGSADLVASDEAHARELVSQLVTYLPDKAGEKPPKSEPKPPKYSPDGIDELIPEAPNRPYDVFDLLDRIADAESVFELKPDFGSEIVTAFCRIDGRPVGVVANQPTQRSGAIFPDAAEKAAEFIWTCDAYEIPLLYLCDTPGFMAGSQVEKDAILEKGKKFIYATSSATVPKQTVVVRKAYGAGIYAMGGPAYDPESVIGLPSGEIGIMGPEAAINAVYANKLNAIDDPEERAKREEELREEYRRDIDIHRMASEVVIDEVVPPSTLRQELVNRFAFYETVEKSLPDKKHGTVL from the coding sequence ATGAAAGTCCACGTCGGCTCCGGTGCGACCGAGGAGGAAGCCAGTGCCATCGCGAGCGCGCTCGCCGAACATCTCGGCGTCGACATCGAGGTCCACGTCGGCGACGCCGCCGAACCCGCGGCCACCGCCGAACCGCCTGAGGTCGACTATCCGCTCGACGACGATCTCGGCCCGACCGAGCGGGAGGCCGCACTCCGCGAGGAGATCGACGACATCCTCTCGGGCGGTCCCGAGAAGTACAAACAGCGGCTGCCCGACCAGGGTAAGCTGTTCGTCCGCGACCGACTCGACCTCTGGTTCGGCGACGGCGAGGACGGTATCCTGTTCGAGGACGGCAAGTTCGCACATTTCGACGGCTGGCACGAGAACTCCCCGAACGTCGACGAGGCCGACGAGAACAGCCGCCTGCCGACGGACGGACTCATCACTGGCGCGGCGGAGTTCGAGGGCCGAGAGCTGCACTTCATGGCCAACGACTTCACCGTCAAAGCGGGGAGTATGGCCGAGCGCGGCGTCGAGAAGTTCCTGCGGATGCAGCAGCGCGCGCTGAAAACCGGCAAGCCGGTGCTCTATCTGATGGACTCCTCGGGCGGCCGCATCGACGAACAGACCGGCTTCTTCGCCAACCGCGAGGGAATCGGGAAATACTACTATAATCACTCGATGTTGTCGGGGCGCGTCCCACAGATCTGCGTGCTCTACGGTCCGTGTATCGCTGGCGCGGCCTACACGCCGGTCTTCGCGGACTTCACGGTCATGGTTGAGGGGATGAGCGCGATGGCCATCGCCTCCCCGCGGATGGTCAAGATGGTCACCGGCGAGGATATCGATATGCAGGACCTCGGTGGCCCCGAGGTTCACGCGAAACACTCCGGGAGTGCCGACCTCGTCGCCAGCGACGAGGCTCACGCCCGCGAACTCGTCTCCCAACTCGTCACCTATCTCCCCGACAAAGCGGGCGAGAAGCCGCCGAAGTCCGAACCCAAGCCACCGAAATACTCGCCCGACGGCATCGACGAACTCATCCCGGAGGCACCGAACCGCCCCTACGACGTCTTCGACCTGCTCGACCGGATCGCCGACGCCGAGTCCGTGTTCGAGTTGAAGCCCGACTTCGGGTCCGAGATCGTCACGGCCTTCTGCCGCATCGACGGCCGCCCGGTCGGCGTCGTCGCCAACCAGCCCACCCAACGCTCGGGAGCCATCTTCCCCGACGCCGCAGAGAAGGCCGCGGAGTTCATCTGGACCTGTGACGCCTACGAGATTCCGCTGCTCTACCTCTGTGACACGCCGGGCTTCATGGCCGGGTCGCAGGTCGAGAAGGACGCCATCCTAGAGAAGGGCAAGAAGTTCATCTACGCCACGTCGTCGGCAACAGTCCCAAAGCAGACCGTCGTCGTCCGGAAGGCCTACGGCGCGGGCATCTATGCGATGGGCGGCCCGGCGTACGACCCCGAGAGCGTCATCGGGCTCCCGTCGGGCGAGATCGGCATCATGGGTCCCGAAGCGGCCATCAACGCGGTCTACGCGAACAAGCTGAACGCCATCGACGACCCCGAGGAGCGCGCGAAACGCGAAGAAGAACTCCGCGAGGAGTACCGCCGCGACATCGACATCCACCGGATGGCGAGCGAGGTCGTCATCGACGAGGTGGTGCCGCCGAGCACGCTCCGCCAGGAACTCGTCAACCGCTTTGCGTTCTACGAGACCGTCGAGAAGTCGCTGCCGGATAAGAAACACGGGACCGTCCTCTAG
- a CDS encoding HpcH/HpaI aldolase/citrate lyase family protein, which translates to MSRRSVMFSPGDQLKLMRKAPQTGADTVVFDLEDAVAPSRKDEARAAVRDVLSDPAFDPDAEVCVRVNPGDAAAADFDAILDADLRLDAVMVPKVSGLDDVVRVEERVTQAGFDLPLLTLVESAAGVLNAASIATASATDALVFGAEDLAADVGAVRTDEGTEVLYAREHVVLAASAADVDAVDTVYTDFSDPSGLREETEFALTLGYDGKMAIHPSQVDVINDAFTPETERVAWAKKVLAARDEAEAEGRGVFRVDDEMIDVPLIAQAERVRERAEAAGVW; encoded by the coding sequence ATGTCCCGACGTAGCGTCATGTTCTCGCCCGGTGACCAGCTGAAGCTGATGCGAAAAGCACCCCAGACCGGTGCCGACACGGTCGTCTTCGACCTCGAAGACGCCGTCGCGCCGTCGCGGAAGGACGAGGCGCGGGCAGCCGTCCGCGACGTGCTCTCCGACCCTGCGTTCGACCCCGACGCCGAGGTGTGTGTCCGGGTCAACCCTGGTGACGCGGCAGCAGCGGACTTCGATGCGATACTGGACGCCGACCTCCGACTCGACGCCGTGATGGTCCCGAAAGTGAGCGGTCTCGACGACGTGGTCCGTGTCGAAGAGCGCGTGACGCAGGCGGGTTTCGACCTCCCGCTGCTCACGCTCGTCGAGAGTGCTGCCGGTGTGCTGAACGCGGCCTCCATCGCCACCGCGAGTGCGACGGACGCGCTCGTCTTCGGTGCCGAGGACCTCGCAGCCGACGTCGGCGCGGTCCGAACCGACGAGGGAACTGAGGTGCTCTACGCCCGCGAACACGTCGTGCTCGCGGCGAGCGCGGCGGACGTCGACGCAGTCGACACCGTCTACACGGATTTCTCGGACCCCTCGGGCCTGCGCGAGGAGACCGAGTTCGCCCTGACGCTCGGCTACGACGGCAAGATGGCCATCCATCCCTCACAGGTGGACGTCATCAACGACGCGTTCACGCCCGAGACCGAGCGCGTCGCGTGGGCGAAGAAAGTGCTCGCCGCCCGCGACGAGGCCGAAGCGGAGGGGCGTGGCGTCTTCCGCGTCGACGACGAGATGATCGACGTGCCGCTCATCGCACAGGCCGAGCGGGTCCGCGAGCGAGCCGAGGCTGCGGGCGTCTGGTAG